Proteins encoded in a region of the Panthera tigris isolate Pti1 chromosome B2, P.tigris_Pti1_mat1.1, whole genome shotgun sequence genome:
- the CITED2 gene encoding cbp/p300-interacting transactivator 2, with the protein MADHMMAMNHGRFPDGTNGLHHHPAHRMGMGQFPSPHHHQQQQPQHAFNALMGEHIHYGAGNMNATSGIRHAMGPGTVNGGHPPSALAPAARFNNSQFMGPPVASQGGSLPASMQLQKLNNQYFNHHPYPHNHYMPDLHPAAGHQMNGTNQHFRDCNPKHSGGSSTPGGSGGSSTPGGSGGTSGGGAGSGNSGGGSGGGSGSNMPASVAHVPAAMLPPNVIDTDFIDEEVLMSLVIEMGLDRIKELPELWLGQNEFDFMTDFVCKQQPSRVSC; encoded by the coding sequence ATGGCAGACCATATGATGGCCATGAACCACGGGCGCTTCCCCGACGGCACCAACGGGCTGCACCACCACCCTGCCCATCGCATGGGCATGGGGCAGTTCCCGAGCCCCCatcaccaccagcagcagcagccccaaCACGCCTTCAACGCCCTGATGGGCGAGCACATACACTACGGCGCGGGCAACATGAATGCCACGAGCGGCATCAGGCACGCGATGGGGCCGGGGACTGTGAACGGAGGGCACCCCCCGAGCGCGCTGGCCCCCGCGGCCCGGTTTAACAACTCCCAGTTCATGGGCCCCCCGGTGGCCAGCCAGGGAGGCTCCCTGCCGGCCAGCATGCAGCTGCAGAAGCTCAACAACCAGTATTTCAACCATCACCCCTACCCCCACAACCACTACATGCCGGATTTGCACCCTGCTGCAGGCCACCAGATGAACGGGACAAACCAGCACTTCCGAGATTGCAACCCCAAGCACAGCGGCGGCAGCAGCACCCCCGGCGGCTCCGGCGGCAGCAGCACCCCCGGCGGCTCCGGCGGCACCTCGGGTGGTGGCGCGGGCAGCGGCAatagcggcggcggcagcggcggcggcagcggcagcaaCATGCCCGCCTCCGTGGCCCACGTCCCTGCTGCAATGCTGCCGCCCAATGTCATAGACACTGATTTCATCGACGAGGAAGTGCTTATGTCCTTAGTGATAGAAATGGGTTTGGACCGCATCAAGGAGCTGCCCGAACTCTGGCTGGGGCAAAACGAGTTTGATTTTATGACGGACTTCGTGTGCAAACAGCAGCCCAGCAGAGTAAGCTGTTGA